Proteins co-encoded in one Pseudomonas fluorescens genomic window:
- a CDS encoding ABC transporter ATP-binding protein, with translation MSQVESNAGASDVLVSFRGVQKSYDGENLIVKDLNLDIRKGEFLTLLGPSGSGKTTSLMMLAGFETPTAGEILLAGRAINNVPPHKRDIGMVFQNYALFPHMTVAENLAFPLTVRGLNKSDVSDKVKKVLSMVQLDAFASRYPAQLSGGQQQRVALARALVFEPQLVLMDEPLGALDKQLREHMQMEIKHLHQRLGVTVVYVTHDQGEALTMSDRVAVFHQGEIQQIAPPRTLYEEPKNTFVANFIGENNRLNGRLLSQNGERCVVELGRGEKVEALAVNIGQTGEPVTLSIRPERVSLNGSSDQCVNRFSGRVAEFIYLGDHVRVRLEVCGKTDFFVKQPIAELDPALAVGDVVPLGWQVEHVRALDPLLEAH, from the coding sequence ATGAGCCAGGTCGAATCAAACGCAGGGGCCAGCGATGTGCTGGTCAGCTTTCGTGGAGTGCAGAAGAGCTACGACGGCGAGAACCTGATCGTCAAAGACCTCAACCTGGACATTCGCAAGGGCGAATTCCTCACCTTGCTCGGACCGTCCGGCTCCGGCAAGACCACCAGCCTGATGATGCTCGCCGGTTTCGAGACGCCGACCGCCGGCGAAATTCTCCTTGCCGGGCGGGCGATCAACAACGTGCCGCCGCACAAGCGCGACATCGGCATGGTGTTCCAGAACTACGCGCTGTTTCCGCACATGACCGTTGCTGAAAACCTGGCGTTTCCGCTGACCGTGCGTGGCCTGAACAAGAGCGATGTCAGCGACAAGGTCAAGAAAGTCCTGAGCATGGTTCAGCTCGACGCTTTCGCATCGCGTTACCCGGCGCAACTGTCCGGCGGCCAGCAACAGCGTGTGGCTTTGGCCCGTGCGCTGGTGTTCGAGCCGCAGCTGGTGCTGATGGACGAACCCCTCGGCGCTCTCGACAAGCAACTGCGCGAACACATGCAGATGGAAATCAAACACCTGCACCAGCGTCTCGGCGTGACGGTGGTCTATGTGACCCACGACCAGGGCGAAGCCCTGACCATGTCCGACCGTGTCGCCGTGTTCCACCAGGGCGAGATCCAGCAGATCGCCCCGCCGCGCACCCTCTACGAAGAACCGAAAAACACCTTCGTCGCCAACTTCATCGGCGAGAACAACCGCCTCAACGGTCGCCTGCTCAGCCAGAACGGCGAGCGTTGCGTGGTCGAGCTGGGGCGTGGGGAAAAGGTCGAGGCGCTGGCGGTCAACATCGGCCAGACCGGCGAGCCGGTCACCCTGTCGATCCGTCCGGAGCGCGTCAGCCTCAACGGTTCGAGCGACCAATGCGTCAACCGCTTCTCCGGGCGGGTGGCCGAATTCATCTATCTGGGCGACCACGTCCGGGTGCGCCTGGAAGTCTGCGGCAAGACCGACTTCTTCGTGAAACAACCGATTGCCGAGCTCGATCCAGCGCTCGCGGTCGGCGACGTGGTTCCGCTTGGCTGGCAGGTCGAGCACGTTCGCGCGCTTGATCCTCTTCTAGAGGCGCACTAA
- a CDS encoding response regulator, translating to MIRVLVAEDHTIVREGIKQLIGLAKDLQVVGEASNGEQLLETLRNVPCEVVLLDISMPGVNGLEAIPRIRALNHPPAILVLSMHDEAQMAARALKVGAAGYATKDSDPALLLTAIRKVAAGGRYIDPELADRMVFEVGLTDARPLHSLLSEREFSVFERLAQGANVNDIAQQLALSSKTISTHKARLMQKLNITSLAELVKYAMEHKLL from the coding sequence GTGATCCGTGTACTGGTAGCCGAAGACCACACCATCGTTCGCGAAGGCATCAAGCAATTGATCGGCCTGGCCAAGGATCTGCAAGTGGTGGGGGAGGCGAGCAACGGCGAGCAATTGCTGGAAACCCTGCGCAACGTGCCCTGCGAAGTGGTGTTGCTGGATATCTCGATGCCTGGCGTCAACGGGCTCGAAGCGATTCCTCGGATTCGCGCGCTGAACCATCCGCCGGCGATTCTGGTGCTGTCGATGCATGACGAAGCGCAGATGGCCGCCCGGGCGCTGAAGGTCGGCGCCGCCGGGTATGCGACCAAGGACAGCGATCCGGCGCTGCTGTTGACGGCAATCCGCAAGGTCGCGGCGGGCGGGCGCTACATCGATCCGGAGCTGGCCGACCGGATGGTCTTCGAAGTCGGCCTGACCGATGCGCGACCGCTGCATTCGTTGCTGTCCGAGCGCGAGTTCTCGGTGTTCGAGCGCCTGGCGCAAGGCGCCAACGTCAATGACATCGCCCAGCAACTGGCCCTGAGCAGCAAGACCATCAGCACCCACAAGGCGCGGTTGATGCAGAAACTCAACATCACTTCGCTCGCCGAGCTGGTGAAGTACGCGATGGAACACAAGCTCCTCTGA
- a CDS encoding ABC transporter substrate-binding protein has product MLRSLKFTALTLGLMGAASAMAAGPDLTVVSFGGANKAAQVKAFYAPWEAAGNGKIVAGEYNGEMAKVKAMVDTKSVSWDLVEVESPELSRGCDEDMFEQLDPALFGKTEDYVKGAIQPCGVGFFVWSTVLAYNADKLKTAPTSWADFWDTKKFPGKRGLRKGAKYTLEFALMADGVAPKDVYKELASKGGQDRAFKKLDELKPNIQWWEAGAQPPQYLASGDVVMSSAYNGRIAAVQKESNLKVVWNGGIYDFDAWAIPKGLDAKRAEAAKKFIAFSVQPQQQKTYSENIAYGPANSQAVPLLDKAILKDMPTTPENIANQVQIDVSFWADNGEQLEQRFNSWAAK; this is encoded by the coding sequence ATGTTGAGATCCCTGAAGTTCACAGCCCTGACCCTGGGCCTGATGGGTGCGGCAAGCGCAATGGCCGCTGGGCCGGATCTGACCGTGGTGTCGTTTGGCGGGGCGAACAAGGCGGCGCAAGTCAAAGCCTTCTACGCACCGTGGGAAGCGGCGGGCAACGGCAAGATCGTCGCCGGCGAGTACAACGGTGAGATGGCCAAGGTCAAAGCCATGGTCGACACCAAAAGCGTGTCCTGGGATCTGGTAGAGGTTGAATCGCCGGAGCTGTCCCGTGGCTGCGACGAAGACATGTTCGAACAACTCGACCCCGCGTTGTTCGGCAAGACCGAAGACTACGTCAAAGGCGCGATCCAGCCGTGTGGCGTGGGCTTCTTCGTGTGGTCGACCGTGCTGGCCTACAACGCCGACAAGCTGAAAACCGCACCGACCAGCTGGGCGGATTTCTGGGACACCAAGAAATTCCCCGGCAAGCGCGGCCTGCGCAAGGGCGCCAAGTACACCCTCGAATTCGCACTGATGGCCGACGGCGTTGCGCCGAAAGACGTCTACAAGGAACTGGCGAGCAAGGGCGGACAGGATCGCGCATTCAAGAAACTGGATGAGCTGAAACCGAACATTCAGTGGTGGGAAGCCGGCGCTCAGCCGCCGCAGTATCTCGCTTCCGGCGACGTGGTGATGAGCTCGGCCTACAACGGTCGTATCGCTGCGGTGCAGAAAGAATCCAACCTGAAAGTGGTGTGGAACGGCGGCATCTACGACTTTGACGCGTGGGCCATCCCGAAAGGCCTGGACGCCAAGCGCGCCGAAGCGGCGAAGAAATTCATCGCGTTCTCGGTGCAGCCACAACAACAGAAGACCTACTCGGAAAACATCGCCTACGGCCCGGCCAACTCTCAGGCAGTGCCATTGCTGGACAAGGCGATCCTGAAAGACATGCCGACCACCCCGGAAAACATCGCCAACCAGGTGCAGATCGACGTCAGCTTCTGGGCTGACAACGGCGAGCAACTGGAGCAGCGCTTCAATTCCTGGGCTGCGAAGTAA